Proteins from one Desulfonema limicola genomic window:
- a CDS encoding Mut7-C RNAse domain-containing protein, protein MDHFPITRTAFFRFYEELNDFLQEEQRKTTFSYEFIGTPSVKDSIEAIGVPHTEIDVILINGESVDFDYRMQGGEYISVYPVFESFDIISLVHLRSKPLREIRFVVDVNLGKLARKLRLLGFDTMYNNNFKDEEIVKLSLKERRIILTRDKGIFKYRAVTHGYWIRNNDPKKQLTEVVKRMQLENSFEPFIRCSNCNELLNPIDKELIKDRLPKLTFLYVDDFMECKGCRKIYWKGSHYEQICKLIDELKVG, encoded by the coding sequence AGAGTTGAATGACTTTTTGCAGGAAGAACAGCGCAAGACAACATTTTCTTATGAATTCATCGGCACACCATCTGTAAAAGATAGTATTGAAGCTATTGGTGTGCCGCATACAGAAATTGATGTCATTCTGATTAATGGGGAATCGGTTGATTTTGATTACCGGATGCAGGGCGGGGAGTATATTTCAGTTTATCCTGTATTTGAATCATTTGATATCATTTCTCTTGTTCACCTGCGTTCAAAGCCGCTGAGGGAAATCCGTTTTGTAGTAGATGTTAACCTGGGCAAACTTGCCAGAAAGCTTCGATTACTTGGCTTTGACACCATGTATAACAACAATTTCAAGGATGAAGAAATTGTCAAACTCTCTTTGAAAGAGAGGCGCATCATTCTGACCCGTGACAAAGGCATATTCAAATATCGGGCAGTCACTCACGGTTACTGGATACGCAATAATGATCCGAAAAAGCAGTTAACAGAGGTTGTAAAACGCATGCAGCTGGAAAACAGTTTTGAACCGTTTATCCGTTGTTCAAATTGTAATGAGTTGTTAAACCCCATTGATAAAGAACTGATAAAGGATAGACTGCCGAAACTTACCTTTCTTTATGTTGATGATTTCATGGAATGTAAAGGATGCAGAAAAATATACTGGAAGGGTTCACATTATGAACAAATATGTAAATTAATTGATGAGTTAAAAGTAGGTTAA